The Elaeis guineensis isolate ETL-2024a chromosome 14, EG11, whole genome shotgun sequence genome has a segment encoding these proteins:
- the LOC105057781 gene encoding uncharacterized protein: MSAHNSDDKTAATGGRSLPHKLLTAALLSALLLWTVIDLSVVAGRAPPPPLHLRYYLGSYSASIYSPAATSAAAAAAAAAAAANAPPPSPAPEPTSAATGHNVSWLSVTMLGNFTSTLLSRWRAPGGELCRDSRTANISVPALDGARPIELPAGEIHEFAISALDDAGRYRCLGGDYFETDLSGTSWKSRPPIVDHGNGSYTFKLQVHPQFAGDYNLRIVLLFRSFEGLKYSPERFKFRRELRSFQIKFLKSNASLPDLRICSSADFSRKIWSGRWTRHGKNEKCRVDNDGRYRCLGHSFPCQPPWCDGPLAALESNGWVYSAHCSFRIFTQESAWKCLQNKWLFFWGDSNHVDTLRNLLNFVLGLTEIPSVPRRFDAKFRNPSNNSQSVRITSVFNGHWNESLNYMGLQSLRDERFRQLLWNYFSEDRAPDVMVLNSGLHDGVYWKSLQRFAAEGAEYAARFWEEVMRHAREKGNGAAPKLFYRTTIATGGYARDLAFNPSKMEAFNGVMVEKLVERGLVTGGVIDEFDMTFPWHYDNRCNDGVHYGRPPAKARWRDGEVGHQYFVDLMLAHVLLNAICHG, encoded by the coding sequence ATGTCAGCACACAACTCCGACGACAAGACCGCCGCCACCGGCGGCCGGTCGCTTCCCCACAAACTCCTCACCGCCGCGCTCCTCTCCGCCCTTCTCTTGTGGACGGTCATCGACCTCTCCGTCGTAGCCGGTCGTGCCCCGCCTCCCCCCCTCCACCTCCGCTACTACCTCGGCTCCTACTCCGCCTCCATTTATTCCCCCGCCGCcacctccgccgccgccgccgccgccgccgccgccgccgccgccaacgCCCCGCCTCCTTCACCAGCTCCGGAACCGACCTCCGCCGCCACCGGTCATAACGTGAGCTGGCTCTCCGTCACGATGCTGGGGAACTTCACCTCCACTCTCCTCTCCCGCTGGCGCGCACCCGGTGGCGAGCTCTGCCGCGACTCCCGCACCGCCAACATCTCCGTCCCCGCCCTCGATGGCGCTCGCCCCATCGAACTACCCGCCGGGGAGATCCACGAGTTCGCGATCTCGGCGCTGGACGACGCCGGTCGGTACCGGTGCCTCGGAGGGGATTACTTCGAGACCGACCTTTCCGGCACCTCCTGGAAGTCCCGCCCGCCCATCGTCGACCACGGCAACGGCTCCTATACCTTCAAGCTCCAGGTCCACCCCCAGTTCGCCGGCGACTACAACCTCCGCATCGTCCTCCTCTTCCGCAGCTTCGAGGGGCTCAAATACTCGCCGGAGCGGTTCAAGTTCCGACGAGAGCTGAGAAGCTTCCAGATCAAGTTCTTGAAGAGCAATGCCTCCTTGCCGGATCTTCGAATCTGCAGCAGCGCGGATTTCTCCCGCAAGATTTGGTCCGGCCGGTGGACTCGGCACGGCAAGAACGAGAAATGCCGGGTGGACAACGACGGCCGGTACCGCTGCCTCGGCCACAGTTTCCCCTGCCAGCCGCCGTGGTGCGACGGCCCTCTGGCCGCGCTGGAGAGCAACGGCTGGGTCTACTCCGCCCACTGCTCCTTCCGGATCTTCACCCAGGAATCGGCCTGGAAATGCCTCCAAAACAAATGGCTCTTCTTCTGGGGCGACTCCAACCACGTCGATACCCTTCGGAATCTACTCAATTTCGTGCTCGGATTGACGGAAATCCCCTCGGTTCCGCGGCGATTCGATGCGAAATTCCGAAACCCTAGCAACAACTCGCAGAGTGTGAGGATCACCAGCGTCTTTAACGGGCATTGGAACGAATCCTTAAACTACATGGGGTTGCAATCGCTTAGGGATGAGAGATTCCGGCAACTGCTGTGGAATTACTTCTCGGAAGATCGAGCTCCAGATGTGATGGTATTAAACTCGGGTTTGCACGACGGGGTCTACTGGAAGAGTCTCCAGAGATTCGCGGCCGAGGGGGCGGAGTACGCGGCGAGGTTTTGGGAGGAGGTGATGAGGCATGCGAGGGAGAAGGGGAATGGGGCGGCGCCGAAGCTGTTCTACCGGACGACGATCGCGACGGGAGGGTACGCGAGGGATCTCGCGTTCAATCCGAGCAAGATGGAGGCTTTCAACGGCGTGATGGTGGAGAAGTTGGTGGAGCGAGGGTTGGTTACCGGCGGTGTGATTGACGAGTTCGATATGACGTTCCCGTGGCACTACGACAACCGGTGCAATGACGGGGTGCATTACGGCC